One genomic window of Numida meleagris isolate 19003 breed g44 Domestic line chromosome 1, NumMel1.0, whole genome shotgun sequence includes the following:
- the VAMP1 gene encoding vesicle-associated membrane protein 1, with product MSEPAQQPAPGAPEGGPPAGGPPGPPPNLSSNRRLQQTQAQVEEVVDIMRVNVDKVLERDQKLSELDDRADALQAGASVFESSAAKLKRKYWWKNCKMMIMMGVICAIVVVVIVRFVGAVYKRSS from the exons AT GTCTGAACCAGCTCAGCAGCCTGCTCCTGGGGCCCCAGAAGGGGGACCCCCTGCCGGGGgccccccggggccgccccccAATCTCAGCAGTAACCGTCGGCTGCAGCAGACGCAGGCCCAAGTGGAGGAG gtgGTTGATATAATGCGTGTAAATGTAGACAAGGTACTGGAACGAGACCAGAAACTGTCAGAGCTTGATGACCGGGCAGATGCACTCCAGGCTGGTGCCTCAGTATTTGAAAGTAGTGCAGCAAAACTCAAAAGGAAGTACTGGTGGAAGAACTGTAAG ATGATGATCATGATGGGAGTGATTTGTGCCattgtggtggtggtgattGTAA
- the SCNN1A gene encoding amiloride-sensitive sodium channel subunit alpha isoform X2, with translation MPEGEKTRQCKQEAEQQQKEDEQEGLIEFYGSYQELFQFFCSNTTIHGAIRLVCSKKNKMKTAFWSVLFFLTFGLMYWQFGILYREYFSYPVNLNLNLNSDRLTFPAVTLCTLNPYRYSAIRKKLDELDQITHQTLLDLYDYNMSLARSDGSAQFSRRRTSRSLLHHVQRHPLRRQKRDNLVSLPENSPSVDKNDWKIGFVLCSENNEDCFHQTYSSGVDAVREWYSFHYINILAQMPDAKDLDESDFENFIYACRFNEATCDKANYTHFHHPLYGNCYTFNDNSTSLWTSSLPGINNGLSLVVRTEQNDFIPLLSTVTGARVMVHDQNEPAFMDDGGFNVRPGIETSISMRKEMTVRLGGSYSDCTEDGSDVPVQNLYSSRYTEQVCIRSCFQLNMVKRCFCAYYFYPLPDGAEYCDYTKHVAWGYCYYKLLAEFKADVLGCFRKCRKPCKMTEYQLSAGYSRWPSAVSEDWVFYMLSQQNKYNITSKRNGVAKVNIFFEEWNYKTNGESPAFTVVTLLSQLGNQWSLWFGSSVLSVMELAELILDFIVITFILAFRWFRSKRWHSSPAPPPNSHDNTAFQDEASGLGAPHRFTVEAVVTTLPSYNSLEPCAPSKDGEMGHE, from the exons ATGCCAGAAGGGGAGAAGACGAGGCAGTGCAAGCAGGAagcggagcagcagcagaaggaagatgaGCAGGAGGGCCTCATCGAATTCTATGGTTCCTACCAGGAActctttcagttcttctgtaGCAACACGACCATCCACGGAGCTATCCGCCTGGTGTGCTCTAAAAAGAACAAGATGAAAACGGCCTTCTggtctgtcctcttctttctcacCTTCGGCTTAATGTACTGGCAGTTTGGAATCCTCTACAGGGAGTACTTCAGCTACCCTGTCAACCTCAACCTCAACCTCAACTCGGACAGGCTAACTTTCCCTGCAGTGACGCTGTGCACACTCAACCCATACAG GTACAGTGCCATCCGGAAGAAGCTGGACGAACTGGACCAAATCACCCATCAGACACTGCTGGACCTTTATGACTATAACATGTCCCTGGCACGAAGTGACGGGTCAGCGCAGTTCTCGCGAAGGCGCACCTCGAGGAGCCTGCTCCATCATGTTCAGCGCCATCCTCTGCGGAGGCAGAAGCGGGATAACTTGGTCAGCTTGCCAGAAAACAGTCCCTCAGTGGACAAGAATGACTGGAAAATTGGCTTTGTTCTG TGCAGTGAAAACAATGAGGATTGTTTCCATCAGACCTATTCCTCAGGAGTGGATGCAGTGCGGGAATGGTACAGCTTTCACTACATCAATATCCTGGCACAGATGCCTGATGCGAAAGACCTGGATGAGTCTGACTTTGAGAATTTCATTTATGCTTGCCGCTTCAATGAAGCAACATGTGACAAGGC GAATTACACCCACTTCCACCATCccttgtatgggaactgctaCACCTTCAATGACAACAGCACCAGCCTGTGGACATCTTCTCTGCCTGGGATCAATAATG GCCTCTCTCTGGTGGTGCGCACCGAGCAGAATGATTTCATCCCTCTGTTGTCAACTGTAACTGGAGCCAGGGTCATGGTCCACGATCAGAATGAGCCAGCCTTCATGGATGATGGGGGTTTCAATGTGCGTCCAGGTATTGAGACCTCCATCAGCATGAGGAAG GAGATGACTGTGCGTCTTGGGGGCAGTTACAGCGACTGTACAGAGGATGGCAGTGATGTGCCAGTGCAAAATCTGTACTCATCTCGCTACACTGAACAG GTCTGCATTCGTTCCTGCTTTCAGCTCAACATGGTAAAGCGCTGCTTCTGTGCATATTATTTTTATCCCTTACCCGACGGAGCAGAGTATTGTGACTACACAAAGCACGTCGCTTGGG gCTACTGCTATTACAAACTCCTTGCTGAATTCAAAGCTGATGTGCTGGGCTGCTTCCGCAAATGTCGGAAACCTTGCAA aatgacagaatacCAGCTCTCAGCTGGATACTCTCGCTGGCCTTCTGCTGTCTCAGAG GATTGGGTTTTCTACATGCTTTCACAACAGAACAAATACAATATAACATCCAAGAG GAATGGAGTTGCAAAAGTGAATATCTTTTTTGAGGAATGGAACTACAAGACCAATGGGGAGTCACCAGCCTTTACA GTAGTGACTCTCTTGTCCCAGCTTGGGAATCAGTGGAGTCTCTGGTTTGGATCCTCTGTCCTATCCGTGATGGAGCTTGCAGAGCTGATTCTGGATTTCATTGTCATCACTTTCATCCTGGCCTTCCGCTGGTTCCGCTCCAAGCGGTGGCACTCCTCCCCAGCACCCCCTCCAAATAGCCACGATAACACCGCCTTCCAAGACGAGGCATCAGGACTTGGTGCTCCACACCGCTTCACTGTTGAGGCTGTAGTGACCACACTGCCATCTTACAACAGCCTGGAACCATGCGCACCAAGCAAGGATGGTGAGATGGGACATGAGTGA
- the SCNN1A gene encoding amiloride-sensitive sodium channel subunit alpha isoform X1, whose protein sequence is MGTAPRSGSVKAGKMPEGEKTRQCKQEAEQQQKEDEQEGLIEFYGSYQELFQFFCSNTTIHGAIRLVCSKKNKMKTAFWSVLFFLTFGLMYWQFGILYREYFSYPVNLNLNLNSDRLTFPAVTLCTLNPYRYSAIRKKLDELDQITHQTLLDLYDYNMSLARSDGSAQFSRRRTSRSLLHHVQRHPLRRQKRDNLVSLPENSPSVDKNDWKIGFVLCSENNEDCFHQTYSSGVDAVREWYSFHYINILAQMPDAKDLDESDFENFIYACRFNEATCDKANYTHFHHPLYGNCYTFNDNSTSLWTSSLPGINNGLSLVVRTEQNDFIPLLSTVTGARVMVHDQNEPAFMDDGGFNVRPGIETSISMRKEMTVRLGGSYSDCTEDGSDVPVQNLYSSRYTEQVCIRSCFQLNMVKRCFCAYYFYPLPDGAEYCDYTKHVAWGYCYYKLLAEFKADVLGCFRKCRKPCKMTEYQLSAGYSRWPSAVSEDWVFYMLSQQNKYNITSKRNGVAKVNIFFEEWNYKTNGESPAFTVVTLLSQLGNQWSLWFGSSVLSVMELAELILDFIVITFILAFRWFRSKRWHSSPAPPPNSHDNTAFQDEASGLGAPHRFTVEAVVTTLPSYNSLEPCAPSKDGEMGHE, encoded by the exons ATGGGCACGGCGCCCCGC agtgGGTCTGTGAAGGCAGGGAAGATGCCAGAAGGGGAGAAGACGAGGCAGTGCAAGCAGGAagcggagcagcagcagaaggaagatgaGCAGGAGGGCCTCATCGAATTCTATGGTTCCTACCAGGAActctttcagttcttctgtaGCAACACGACCATCCACGGAGCTATCCGCCTGGTGTGCTCTAAAAAGAACAAGATGAAAACGGCCTTCTggtctgtcctcttctttctcacCTTCGGCTTAATGTACTGGCAGTTTGGAATCCTCTACAGGGAGTACTTCAGCTACCCTGTCAACCTCAACCTCAACCTCAACTCGGACAGGCTAACTTTCCCTGCAGTGACGCTGTGCACACTCAACCCATACAG GTACAGTGCCATCCGGAAGAAGCTGGACGAACTGGACCAAATCACCCATCAGACACTGCTGGACCTTTATGACTATAACATGTCCCTGGCACGAAGTGACGGGTCAGCGCAGTTCTCGCGAAGGCGCACCTCGAGGAGCCTGCTCCATCATGTTCAGCGCCATCCTCTGCGGAGGCAGAAGCGGGATAACTTGGTCAGCTTGCCAGAAAACAGTCCCTCAGTGGACAAGAATGACTGGAAAATTGGCTTTGTTCTG TGCAGTGAAAACAATGAGGATTGTTTCCATCAGACCTATTCCTCAGGAGTGGATGCAGTGCGGGAATGGTACAGCTTTCACTACATCAATATCCTGGCACAGATGCCTGATGCGAAAGACCTGGATGAGTCTGACTTTGAGAATTTCATTTATGCTTGCCGCTTCAATGAAGCAACATGTGACAAGGC GAATTACACCCACTTCCACCATCccttgtatgggaactgctaCACCTTCAATGACAACAGCACCAGCCTGTGGACATCTTCTCTGCCTGGGATCAATAATG GCCTCTCTCTGGTGGTGCGCACCGAGCAGAATGATTTCATCCCTCTGTTGTCAACTGTAACTGGAGCCAGGGTCATGGTCCACGATCAGAATGAGCCAGCCTTCATGGATGATGGGGGTTTCAATGTGCGTCCAGGTATTGAGACCTCCATCAGCATGAGGAAG GAGATGACTGTGCGTCTTGGGGGCAGTTACAGCGACTGTACAGAGGATGGCAGTGATGTGCCAGTGCAAAATCTGTACTCATCTCGCTACACTGAACAG GTCTGCATTCGTTCCTGCTTTCAGCTCAACATGGTAAAGCGCTGCTTCTGTGCATATTATTTTTATCCCTTACCCGACGGAGCAGAGTATTGTGACTACACAAAGCACGTCGCTTGGG gCTACTGCTATTACAAACTCCTTGCTGAATTCAAAGCTGATGTGCTGGGCTGCTTCCGCAAATGTCGGAAACCTTGCAA aatgacagaatacCAGCTCTCAGCTGGATACTCTCGCTGGCCTTCTGCTGTCTCAGAG GATTGGGTTTTCTACATGCTTTCACAACAGAACAAATACAATATAACATCCAAGAG GAATGGAGTTGCAAAAGTGAATATCTTTTTTGAGGAATGGAACTACAAGACCAATGGGGAGTCACCAGCCTTTACA GTAGTGACTCTCTTGTCCCAGCTTGGGAATCAGTGGAGTCTCTGGTTTGGATCCTCTGTCCTATCCGTGATGGAGCTTGCAGAGCTGATTCTGGATTTCATTGTCATCACTTTCATCCTGGCCTTCCGCTGGTTCCGCTCCAAGCGGTGGCACTCCTCCCCAGCACCCCCTCCAAATAGCCACGATAACACCGCCTTCCAAGACGAGGCATCAGGACTTGGTGCTCCACACCGCTTCACTGTTGAGGCTGTAGTGACCACACTGCCATCTTACAACAGCCTGGAACCATGCGCACCAAGCAAGGATGGTGAGATGGGACATGAGTGA
- the SCNN1A gene encoding amiloride-sensitive sodium channel subunit alpha isoform X3, which yields MGTAPRSGSVKAGKMPEGEKTRQCKQEAEQQQKEDEQEGLIEFYGSYQELFQFFCSNTTIHGAIRLVCSKKNKMKTAFWSVLFFLTFGLMYWQFGILYREYFSYPVNLNLNLNSDRLTFPAVTLCTLNPYRYSAIRKKLDELDQITHQTLLDLYDYNMSLARSDGSAQFSRRRTSRSLLHHVQRHPLRRQKRDNLVSLPENSPSVDKNDWKIGFVLCSENNEDCFHQTYSSGVDAVREWYSFHYINILAQMPDAKDLDESDFENFIYACRFNEATCDKANYTHFHHPLYGNCYTFNDNSTSLWTSSLPGINNGLSLVVRTEQNDFIPLLSTVTGARVMVHDQNEPAFMDDGGFNVRPGIETSISMRKEMTVRLGGSYSDCTEDGSDVPVQNLYSSRYTEQVCIRSCFQLNMVKRCFCAYYFYPLPDGAEYCDYTKHVAWGYCYYKLLAEFKADVLGCFRKCRKPCKKTKWLRSISVGSGNDRIPALSWILSLAFCCLRGLGFLHAFTTEQIQYNIQEEWSCKSEYLF from the exons ATGGGCACGGCGCCCCGC agtgGGTCTGTGAAGGCAGGGAAGATGCCAGAAGGGGAGAAGACGAGGCAGTGCAAGCAGGAagcggagcagcagcagaaggaagatgaGCAGGAGGGCCTCATCGAATTCTATGGTTCCTACCAGGAActctttcagttcttctgtaGCAACACGACCATCCACGGAGCTATCCGCCTGGTGTGCTCTAAAAAGAACAAGATGAAAACGGCCTTCTggtctgtcctcttctttctcacCTTCGGCTTAATGTACTGGCAGTTTGGAATCCTCTACAGGGAGTACTTCAGCTACCCTGTCAACCTCAACCTCAACCTCAACTCGGACAGGCTAACTTTCCCTGCAGTGACGCTGTGCACACTCAACCCATACAG GTACAGTGCCATCCGGAAGAAGCTGGACGAACTGGACCAAATCACCCATCAGACACTGCTGGACCTTTATGACTATAACATGTCCCTGGCACGAAGTGACGGGTCAGCGCAGTTCTCGCGAAGGCGCACCTCGAGGAGCCTGCTCCATCATGTTCAGCGCCATCCTCTGCGGAGGCAGAAGCGGGATAACTTGGTCAGCTTGCCAGAAAACAGTCCCTCAGTGGACAAGAATGACTGGAAAATTGGCTTTGTTCTG TGCAGTGAAAACAATGAGGATTGTTTCCATCAGACCTATTCCTCAGGAGTGGATGCAGTGCGGGAATGGTACAGCTTTCACTACATCAATATCCTGGCACAGATGCCTGATGCGAAAGACCTGGATGAGTCTGACTTTGAGAATTTCATTTATGCTTGCCGCTTCAATGAAGCAACATGTGACAAGGC GAATTACACCCACTTCCACCATCccttgtatgggaactgctaCACCTTCAATGACAACAGCACCAGCCTGTGGACATCTTCTCTGCCTGGGATCAATAATG GCCTCTCTCTGGTGGTGCGCACCGAGCAGAATGATTTCATCCCTCTGTTGTCAACTGTAACTGGAGCCAGGGTCATGGTCCACGATCAGAATGAGCCAGCCTTCATGGATGATGGGGGTTTCAATGTGCGTCCAGGTATTGAGACCTCCATCAGCATGAGGAAG GAGATGACTGTGCGTCTTGGGGGCAGTTACAGCGACTGTACAGAGGATGGCAGTGATGTGCCAGTGCAAAATCTGTACTCATCTCGCTACACTGAACAG GTCTGCATTCGTTCCTGCTTTCAGCTCAACATGGTAAAGCGCTGCTTCTGTGCATATTATTTTTATCCCTTACCCGACGGAGCAGAGTATTGTGACTACACAAAGCACGTCGCTTGGG gCTACTGCTATTACAAACTCCTTGCTGAATTCAAAGCTGATGTGCTGGGCTGCTTCCGCAAATGTCGGAAACCTTGCAA GAAGACAAAATGGCTGAGGAGCATCAGTGTCGGCTCTGGG aatgacagaatacCAGCTCTCAGCTGGATACTCTCGCTGGCCTTCTGCTGTCTCAGAG GATTGGGTTTTCTACATGCTTTCACAACAGAACAAATACAATATAACATCCAAGAG GAATGGAGTTGCAAAAGTGAATATCTTTTTTGA